The genomic window GCGCTCTCAGACATCAGGACTTTCACTTCTGCTCCGGCTTTGCTGAGCAGCCTTAGTAGTATGATAGACTTGTAAGCTGCAATGCTACCTGTTACTGCCAGCAATATTTTGTAATCCTTGAGGGACGTCATAGATGGGGACGAAAATTATTTCTCCTCCTCGTTTTCTGATTTGTATTGGAATTCGATGCTGCCATTGATATATTCATCCACAGCTATCAATACTGGATTTGGAAGCTTTTCGTAAAATTTTGAGATTTCAATCTGCTCCTTGTTTTCGTGTACCTCTTCGATGGTATCTGAGCTGGAGGCAAATTCTTCCAGTTTGTCGTGCAGTTCAACTTTTAGATCGTTGGAGAGCTGGCTGGCTCTTTTGGCGATGACGTTGATGGTTTCGTAGATATTTCCTGTACGGGCGGCTAGATCTTTGACATCTCTGGCTTGGATATTAGGATTTATTCCT from Saprospiraceae bacterium includes these protein-coding regions:
- a CDS encoding DNA-directed RNA polymerase subunit omega, which gives rise to MTDIKTQATGINPNIQARDVKDLAARTGNIYETINVIAKRASQLSNDLKVELHDKLEEFASSSDTIEEVHENKEQIEISKFYEKLPNPVLIAVDEYINGSIEFQYKSENEEEK